A window of Brettanomyces nanus chromosome 2, complete sequence contains these coding sequences:
- a CDS encoding uncharacterized protein (EggNog:ENOG41) has protein sequence MAVTLDTTKGVDTSHTAAEDFSRTHDNQTLHDSDTGEGPSFDSNGIPYNYIIIIDAGSKGSRAYIYNYLNTGYMEKNGFLTPGKLVDGITMANKLPYVHSEAGWNKKIRPGLSSFRKNVHDEDSTLLVKTIGEKYLSKLLKKAVEIVPTNLQNKTPIFVHATAGLRLLDESEQNAILSATCQYIQSSTEFYMPKCSEHVSTIQGDEEGLYGWIAMNYLAGTLRKGEKSHGLLELGGASTQISFVPNETERKEHHNELMTLKLANIGSKEADMEYEVYSKSFLGYGMHQIHLKYLEQLSKEVTGDYASLVDPCLPYGYHKEMQLNVRKRRIVGSGDSSECQSIVYRTLASGNLGGCDEKNKLEVSKCLLNDTIPAFDFNFENFYGVSGYWDTISNLLDLGKVSSSEYEKYGKMYSYSEIQQETSKVCSLGWKQLQSYRDIDNEEDLADLCFKSTYMTSLLHNGLGLTKNGTAKFQINDKINGTDFTWTLGRAVLYASDEAQLETGGESVGYSRNSAAEVFIKGSEEIPGSLASGTKKTGSSSNESYSLLSLLVLVLLAFVLLLRRPLVLRIFKGIVNRLTKGKKYRRVSIDDIETANFDDDAIKLRDIHITRSVDTDSRSSMDSMDPMYLTVPAHTADPFRIDDEDDELVR, from the coding sequence ATGGCGGTTACTCTTGACACGACAAAAGGAGTTGACACTTCTCATACTGCTGCTGAGGATTTTAGTAGAACACACGACAATCAAACGTTACATGACTCAGACACAGGTGAAGGTCCATCCTTTGACTCGAACGGGATTCCTTACAATTACATAATCATTATTGATGCAGGGTCCAAAGGTTCTAGAGCGTACATCTACAACTATCTAAATACTGGATATATGGAAAAGAATGGTTTCTTGACCCCAGGAAAGTTAGTTGATGGTATCACGATGGCCAATAAACTTCCGTATGTGCATAGTGAAGCTGGCTGGAACAAGAAAATCCGGCCCGgattatcttcttttcggAAAAACGTTCACGATGAAGACTCAACGCTATTGGTGAAGACGATTGGAGAGAAATATTTATCAAAGTTACTTAAGAAGGCTGTTGAAATTGTTCCTACAAATCTTCAAAACAAAACACCGATCTTTGTTCATGCCACGGCGGGTCTAAGGCTTCTCGATGAGTCCGAGCAAAATGCTATCCTTAGTGCCACATGTCAGTATATCCAATCCAGTACGGAGTTCTATATGCCAAAGTGTAGCGAACACGTGAGTACGATTCAAGGAGACGAAGAGGGACTTTATGGCTGGATAGCGATGAACTATCTTGCCGGGACGTTACGAAAGGGTGAAAAATCGCATGGATTGTTGGAATTAGGAGGTGCATCTACTCAAATTTCGTTTGTTCCAAACGAAACAGAACGCAAGGAGCACCATAATGAATTGATGACGTTGAAATTGGCCAATATTGGTAGCAAAGAAGCCGATATGGAGTATGAGGTTTACTCCAAGTCATTTTTGGGATATGGGATGCATCAGATACACTTGAAATATCTTGAACAGTTGAGTAAAGAAGTTACCGGTGATTATGCATCGTTGGTTGATCCATGCCTTCCCTATGGATACCATAAAGAGATGCAGTTGAACGTTAGGAAAAGGAGGATTGTAGGATCTGGTGACTCTTCGgagtgtcaaagtatcgTTTATAGGACTCTTGCATCTGGAAATTTGGGTGGATGCGACGAGAAAAACAAGTTGGAGGTGTCGAAGTGCCTTTTGAATGACACAATTCCCGCCTTTGACTTCAACTTCGAGAACTTTTACGGCGTTTCAGGCTATTGGGATACGATTTCCAATCTACTTGACCTTGGAaaagtatcttcttcagagtATGAAAAATATGGGAAGATGTATTCTTATTCAGAGATTCAACAGGAGACATCCAAAGTGTGCTCGTTGGGTTGGAAGCAGCTTCAGTCTTACAGAGACATTGATAATGAGGAAGATCTCGCAGATTTGTGCTTCAAATCTACCTACATGACTAGTTTGTTGCATAATGGATTAGGATTAACCAAAAACGGTACGGCAAAGTTCCAAATAAATGATAAGATCAATGGCACAGATTTCACTTGGACGTTAGGAAGAGCTGTGCTATATGCCAGTGATGAAGCACAGCTAGAGACGGGTGGCGAGTCCGTTGGATATTCGCGCAACTCTGCTGCTGAGGTGTTCATAAAGGGAAGTGAAGAGATACCAGGGTCGCTTGCTAGTGGTACAAAGAAGACCGGTTCGTCATCCAATGAATCCTATTCGCTCTTGAGTCTTTTGGTGCTCGTCTTATTAGCGTTCGTTTTACTATTAAGGCGCCCGCTCGTCCTAAGAATATTCAAGGGTATTGTCAACAGGTTGACTAAAGGCAAGAAGTACAGACGAGTCAGCATTGATGACATTGAAACGGCaaattttgatgatgatgcaatTAAATTACGGGACATACATATCACCAGAAGCGTTGACACAGATAGCAGGAGCAGTATGGATTCTATGGATCCTATGTACCTTACCGTCCCTGCGCACACTGCAGACCCATTTCGAatcgatgatgaggatgatgaattaGTTAGATAA
- the RPL8B_1 gene encoding 60S ribosomal protein L8B, giving the protein MTQPSKKVAPSPFANRKPKKVGSKNPLIESTPKNFGIGQSIQPKRNLSRFVKWPEYVRLQRQKKVLSLRLKVPPAIAQFSHVLDRNTAAEAFKLLNNYRPETRGEKKERLTKEAAAIAEGKKREDVSEKPYVIKYGLNHVVSLIENKKVKLVLIANDVEPIELVVYLPALCRKMGVPYAIVKGKARLGTLVHKKTSTVAALVDVKSGDEPDLAKLISSINANFIDSFDNNRRHWGGGIMGVKHNAKEAKKVKAAAIDADIK; this is encoded by the coding sequence ATGACACAGCcatcaaagaaagttgCACCAAGTCCTTTTGCCAACAGAAAACCTAAGAAAGTCGGATCGAAGAATCCTTTAATCGAGTCCACTCCCAAGAACTTTGGTATTGGACAATCCATTCAACCAAAGAGAAACTTATCTAGATTTGTCAAGTGGCCTGAATATGTCAGACTAcagagacagaagaaggtttTATCGCTAAGATTGAAAGTTCCTCCTGCCATTGCACAATTTTCTCATGTCTTGGACAGAAATACCGCTGCCGAAGCCTTCAAGTTATTGAACAATTACAGACCCGAAACTCgtggtgaaaagaaggagagattGACAAAAGAAGCTGCTGCCATTGCAGAAGgtaaaaaaagagaagatgtcaGTGAAAAGCCTTATGTTATCAAGTATGGCTTGAACCACGTTGTCTCTCTCATTGAAAACAAGAAGGTTAAATTGGTTTTAATCGCCAATGACGTTGAACCAATCGAATTGGTTGTTTATCTACCTGCCTTATGTAGAAAGATGGGTGTTCCATACGCCATCGTTAAAGGTAAGGCCAGATTGGGTACTTTAGTTCACAAAAAAACCTCTACTGTGGCTGCCTTGGTTGATGTCAAATCTGGAGATGAGCCtgatttggccaaattgaTCTCTTCGATCAACGCCAACTTTATCGACTCATTTGACAATAACAGAAGACACTGGGGTGGAGGTATTATGGGTGTTAAGCACAACGCCAAGGAGGCTAAGAAGGTCAAGGCTGCTGCTATTGATGCTGATATAAAATAG
- a CDS encoding uncharacterized protein (BUSCO:EOG09344KCZ): protein MTFEHNDLAKLMDILETAEKFKNPDRKNSKRRYKSSRQVMNDENKRIQKKRDESEEPLPNLVTYHSLSAPPSFRPIKTYCDITGLATNYKSPNTRLRFYDKECYDLVKSLPPGVDQQYLALRNANVVLK from the coding sequence ATGACCTTCGAACACAACGATCTGGCAAAACTTATGGATATTCTGGAAACGGCGGAGAAGTTTAAAAATCCAGACAGAAAGAactccaaaagaagatataaGTCGTCTCGACAAGTGATGAACGACGAGAACAAACGTATCCAGAAGAAGCGTGACGAGTCGGAAGAACCACTTCCTAACTTAGTCACATATcactctctttctgctcctccttctttccgTCCAATCAAGACTTACTGCGATATAACGGGTCTGGCTACCAACTATAAGAGCCCCAATACTAGACTCAGGTTCTACGACAAAGAGTGCTATGATTTGGTCAAGTCTCTTCCTCCAGGCGTAGATCAGCAATATTTGGCGCTAAGAAATGCGAACGTCGTGTTGAAGTGA
- a CDS encoding uncharacterized protein (EggNog:ENOG41): protein MAKKIPFELSLNVIELTNVPLLDNNSCYMIVTVTNHKIKNNYKHYHRSKQVTNRVPISNHKCIFKQEGYVKEVLRIHIDSKTGMLANKWLCVSFIIKDKAEKHEERLGSVHINLSEYVNESKKTDMRYLLDQSKTNSIAKMSIFLKHLFDDRGIKYQVPESTNKNFYQGITETLSDDRFTSTATGSPSKSRSIMDPGKASSQLLPSHSSLHIPSPRPKVLEKSSTASRDVPAKASTSSSVASPLDETSESLGLDPRAVKEICDDVFQDDNVLNGLINQTYRFTWQLKDKEYDEFTPVECVRDIVEFNGNGWKKNDEGLNLIDVIKGELREGGRHKKSHKIFMDYEWDSSDNESRKSRSDQIFAAGT, encoded by the exons ATGGCCAAGAAAATCCCATTCGAACTTTCGTTGAACGTAATTGAACTCACTAATGTTCCACTATTGGACAACAACAGCTGTTACATGATAGTGACAGTGACAAACCATAAGATTAAGAATAACTACAAGCATTACCACAGATCGAAACAGGTTACAAACCGAGTGCCAATATCCAATCATAAGTGCATATTCAAACAAGAAGGATACGTTAAAGAGGTCTTGAGAATTCATATTGATTCAAAAACTGGAATGTTGGCCAATAAGTGGCTCTGTGTGTCTTTCATTATCAAGGACAAGGCTGAGAAACACGAGGAGAGATTAGGAAGTGTTCATATTAATCTATCAGAATACGTCAACGAGTCCAAAAAGACCGATATGAGGTATCTTTTGGATCAATCAAAGACCAATTCAATAGCTAAGATGTCGATTTTCTTGAAGCATTTGTTCGATGATAGAGGTATCAAGTATCAAGTTCCCGAGAGTACCAATAAAAATTTCTACCAAGGAATTACAGAAACTTTAAGTGACGACAGGTTTACCAGTACCGCTACCGGGTCGCCTTCCAAATCACGCTCCATTATGGACCCGGGCAAGGCTTCGTCTCAGCTGCTACCGTCTCATTCGTCGCTTCATATACCTTCTCCACGGCCCAAAGTACTTGAGAAGTCCAGCACCGCTTCTCGTGATGTGCCTGCGAAAGCGAGTACAAGTAGCTCTGTAGCCAGTCCGTTGGACGAGACTTCGGAATCACTTGGCTTGGATCCTAGAGCCGTCAAGGAAATCTGCGATGACGTATTTCAAGATGATAACGTTCTCAATGGACTCATCAATCAGACTTACAGGTTTACTTGGCAACTCAAAGATAAGGAATATGATGAATTTACACCAGTAGAGTGCGTAAGAGATATAGTGGAGTTCAATGGTAATGGATGGAAAAAGAATGACGAAGGTTTAAACCTGATAGATGTTATTAAAGGAGAACTTAGAGAAGGAGGACGACATAAGAAGTCGCACAAGATATTTATGGATTACGAGTGGGATTCCAGTGATAATGAGTCT CGGAAGTCCAGGTCCGACCAGATCTTCGCAGCTGGCACATAA
- the GBU1 gene encoding Guanidinobutyrase produces MISLFWLLLASSALAQPFNFDQSSLQSGKHDTSPPSLQDLWGQDWPFTGIPTFAHLNTSKCLLNPDINYDIGIIGIPFDTATTYRPGARFGPRAIRDASQRQNSMRGFNTRAGINPYEDWATFMDCGDIPVTPMDNKLALEQMTKAFEELLLRRNSSADSSHPPRYVALGGDHSVILPHLRALNKLYGKLAVIHFDAHLDTWLPSKYPSSWSSEQSKFTHGSMLWMASEEGLLSDNYNAHIGIRTRISGADWDDFRDDDDQGWLRFSADDVWTEGIDGLKTIVSQIKKRIPKDYPVYISVDVDCMDPGFTPGTGTIEPGGMMPREVIYLLRHLDLDLVGADVVEVSPAFDHAEITSTNAAQIVYELITTMVQRGMPLPLRS; encoded by the coding sequence ATGATCTCGCTTTTTTGGCTGCTTTTAGCATCCTCAGCACTGGCTCAACCATTCAATTTCGACCAATCGTCTCTCCAGTCTGGTAAGCATGACACTTCTCCTCCATCGTTACAGGATTTGTGGGGTCAAGATTGGCCATTTACTGGAATTCCAACTTTTGCTCATCTAAATACTTCCAAATGCCTTTTAAATCCAGACATTAATTATGATATCGGAATCATCGGCATTCCTTTCGATACTGCTACAACTTATAGGCCGGGTGCAAGATTCGGCCCGAGAGCTATTAGAGATGCTTCTCAGAGACAAAATTCTATGAGAGGTTTTAATACCAGAGCAGGAATCAATCCTTATGAGGACTGGGCAACCTTTATGGATTGTGGTGATATTCCTGTGACTCCTATGGATAACAAGTTGGCTTTGGAACAGATGACCAAGGCTTTTGAGGAGTTGTTACTAAGAAGAAACTCTTCTGCTGattcttctcatcctcCAAGATACGTGGCTCTTGGTGGTGATCATTCTGTCATCTTACCTCATCTAAGGGCTCTCAACAAGCTTTATGGTAAATTGGCAGTAATCCACTTTGACGCTCATTTAGATACATGGCTTCCAAGTAAGTATCCTTCATCCTGGTCCAGTGAACAATCCAAATTCACCCATGGTTCTATGCTCTGGATGGCCAGTGAAGAAGGCTTACTAAGTGACAACTACAATGCTCATATTGGTATCAGAACCAGAATTTCTGGTGCAGATTGGGATGACTTCCGCGACGATGATGACCAGGGATGGCTTAGATTCTCCGCCGACGACGTCTGGACAGAAGGTATCGATGGCTTGAAGACGATAGTTTCCcaaatcaaaaagagaatCCCTAAAGACTATCCTGTTTATATCTCTGTTGATGTCGATTGTATGGATCCTGGCTTTACACCAGGTACCGGTACCATTGAACCTGGTGGAATGATGCCCCGTGAGGTTATTTATCTCTTACGTCATCTAGATCTTGATTTAGTGGGTGCTGATGTTGTAGAGGTGTCACCGGCTTTCGATCACGCAGAGATTACAAGCACTAATGCTGCTCAAATAGTCTATGAACTAATCACTACTATGGTTCAGAGAGGTATGCCATTACCCTTACGTAGTTAA
- a CDS encoding uncharacterized protein (BUSCO:EOG09341GIN): MSAPIQSSSTSSDLFKSTINEYLDNLPEAVHSQLYRSPETCLAIFRLLPSLAKFYIMTLLFQETAIPYADLNRWIKPQKATGHHRNANKIYQNESIKRLKALNLLKEIRKKVKHPTTGKLTTIVFVQLNPIFRQSFRDALTGFRDGIPRDQSEKIAETIEEAEAESEKTLETSSVSSSSGPSLENLFATKFKITVGFLDSYCLAKWENILHFMVGSKIKHYPSIGVLTLLRYSGLMELPSDRRHRQSVDADEDNFVVDDHYIDGERGPPSGEELKSLLITKNGFQFLLQDINSQIWTLLLQYLKMSEKLMMNPVDVLNFIFMLGSLELGEGYPIKVLSDTQLIMLEDLVDYGLIFYPKSENSEDTKGRIFYPTRLATSLTSESTKFKTASTVLNEQISNTDSNQGKIIIETNFKIYCYTTSPLQIAILNLFVHLKIRFANMVTGIVTRESVRGALINGITADQIITYLESHAHPGMVKKAEEKYAKKMEFETSIGNSYTADQIKYEVLPPTVVDQIKLWQLELDRIQTFKGYLYKDFANDFEFEKLLSYGEEIGVIVWRDKIHRKFFVTSDGNAQLIEYANRILRKSASRSVTPST, from the coding sequence ATGTCAGCACCTATACAATCCAGTTCTACATCTTCAGACCTCTTCAAGTCTACCATTAATGAGTACCTTGACAATCTTCCAGAGGCAGTTCATTCTCAGCTTTATAGATCTCCTGAGACATGTCTTGCCATCTTCAGGTTGCTTCCGTCTTTGGCCAAGTTTTACATAATGACACTTTTATTTCAAGAAACTGCCATACCTTACGCAGACTTAAATCGATGGATTAAGCCTCAAAAGGCTACTGGACACCATAGAAACGCCAATAAGATCTATCAGAACGAGTCCATTAAACGATTAAAGGCCCTTAATCTATTGAAGGAGATTCGAAAAAAGGTGAAGCATCCTACCACAGGGAAATTGACCACTATAGTGTTTGTTCAGCTAAATCCCATTTTCAGGCAGAGTTTTAGAGATGCATTGACAGGTTTTAGAGACGGTATACCGCGTGATCAAAGCGAGAAGATAGCTGAGACTATAGAAGAAGCCGAAGCAGAGTCAGAGAAGACCTTGGAAACTTCATCtgtttcctcttcttccggTCCAAGCTTAGAAAATCTCTTTGCTACCAAATTTAAGATTACGGTAGGATTCTTGGATAGTTATTGTCTTGCCAAATGGGAAAATATCCTTCATTTCATGGTTGGTTCTAAGATAAAGCATTATCCGAGTATAGGAGTTCTTACTTTGCTAAGGTATAGTGGATTAATGGAGCTCCCGTCGGACAGAAGACACAGACAGAGTGTGGATGCTGACGAAGACAACTTTGTCGTGGATGATCATTATATagatggagaaagaggtCCTCCTTCCGgtgaagagttgaaaagtttatTGATTACAAAGAATGGATTCCAGTTTTTGTTGCAAGATATCAACTCACAAATATGGACGTTATTACTTCAATACCTTAAAATGtctgagaagttgatgatgaatccTGTTGATGTTCTTAATTTTATCTTTATGCTTGGATCTCTAGAGTTGGGCGAAGGATACCCTATTAAGGTGCTCAGTGACACTCAGCTGATCATGCTAGAAGATTTAGTCGACTACGGTCTTATCTTTTATCCTAAGTCGGAAAATAGTGAAGACACTAAGGGTAGGATCTTTTATCCAACGCGTCTTGCTACTTCGTTGACATCAGAGAGTACCAAATTCAAGACGGCTTCGACAGTGCTGAACGAGCAAATATCCAACACGGACAGTAATCAGGGTAAAATCATCATAGAGACAAATTTCAAGATATACTGCTATACTACGTCACCCCTTCAGATTGCTATTTTGAACCTATTCGTTCATTTAAAGATTCGTTTTGCAAATATGGTGACAGGCATTGTGACACGTGAGTCTGTGCGCGGTGCTTTGATCAATGGAATCACGGCCGATCAGATTATCACTTATTTGGAGTCCCATGCTCATCCTGGTATGGTCAAGAAGGCCGAAGAGAAATATGCTAAGAAAATGGAATTCGAGACCTCGATTGGTAACTCTTATACGGCTGACCAGATTAAATACGAGGTGCTTCCACCGACAGTAGTGGATCAAATTAAGCTTTGGCAGTTGGAATTGGACAGAATTCAAACGTTTAAGGGCTACTTGTACAAGGATTTCGCCAACGATTTCGAGTTTGAAAAGCTCCTCAGTTacggagaagaaatagGTGTTATAGTATGGAGGGACAAGATCCATAGAAAGTTCTTTGTCACTAGTGATGGCAATGCTCAACTCATAGAGTACGCAAATAGGATCTTGAGGAAATCCGCTTCCAGATCGGTCACTCCTTCCACCTGA
- the RPL2_1 gene encoding 60S ribosomal protein L2 (BUSCO:EOG09343GJT), with translation MGRVIRNQRKGAGSIFTSHTRLRKGAAKLRTLDFAERHGYIRGVVKQIIHDPGRGAPLAKVVFRDPYRFRLREEMFIANEGVYTGQFVYCGKKASLNVGNVLPLGAMPEGTIASNVEERTGDRGALGRTSGNYVIVIGHNIEDNKTRVKLPSGAKKVISSDARGVIGIVAGGGRIDKPMLKAGRAFHKYKVKRNSWPKTRGVAMNPVDHPHGGGNHQHIGAPSTISRGAVPGQKIGLIAARRTGLLRGSKDKVEE, from the coding sequence ATGGGTAGAGTGATCagaaaccaaagaaaaggtgCTGGCTCCATCTTCACCTCTCACACAAGATTGAGAAAAGGTGCTGCCAAGTTGAGAACGCTTGACTTTGCTGAGAGACATGGATACATCAGAGGTGTCGTTAAGCAGATCATTCATGACCCAGGTAGAGGTGCTCCATTGGCCAAGGTTGTATTCAGAGACCCTTACAGATTCAGATTGAGAGAGGAAATGTTCATTGCCAATGAAGGTGTTTACACCGGACAGTTTGTTTACTGTGGTAAGAAGGCCTCTTTGAATGTTGGTAACGTCCTTCCTTTAGGTGCTATGCCTGAAGGTACTATCGCTTCTAATGTCGAGGAGAGAACCGGTGACAGAGGTGCTTTGGGAAGAACTTCTGGTAACTACGTGATTGTCATTGGACACAATATTGAGGACAATAAGACTAGAGTTAAATTGCCATCTGGTGCCAAGAAGGTCATCTCTTCTGATGCCAGAGGTGTCATTGGTATCGTTGCCGGTGGTGGTAGAATTGATAAACCAATGTTGAAGGCTGGTAGAGCTTTCCACAAGTACAAAGTTAAGAGAAACTCTTGGCCAAAGACTAGAGGTGTTGCTATGAACCCCGTTGATCATCCTCATGGTGGTGGTAACCATCAGCATATTGGTGCTCCATCTACCATTAGTAGAGGTGCTGTTCCCGGTCAGAAGATTGGTTTGATTGCTGCTAGAAGAACCGGTTTACTAAGAGGTTCCAAGGATAAGGTTGAGGAATGA
- a CDS encoding uncharacterized protein (BUSCO:EOG09342SNV~MEROPS:MER0011153) translates to MKWLSVVFLLQLFVAATFSFHLQNVLDSVRDFSRGLQQKVIGTTGSPLLSLKSQFESQNLQHVASEGFRYYTEMTQEELMSSDSKELLANLNQLEDQYVIRFSHWSCSKSKDSILIQSKRLNLDIWEVSQAHKFIDVRCTREQALELVEAVTKVCPNGQYHVSIMIEDLPQAIFETLDISESDYNLAAEEEDVSLLSGNIFFKRFRRLETIYKWFDILVDTYPDLLSIEWIGQTFEGRDIKALRISDHKSNDEAIKTVVITGGIHAREWISISTVCYVISNILSDYENGSKKVRRYLQNLDFLFLPVMNPDGYDYSWKTERLWRKNRQETYHPRCFGIDIDHSFNFHFTKGEDTSPCSEEYSGEGAFESLESYAWDNYLNETRHKHPIYAYIDLHSYAEEVLYPYAYSCTELPRDEENLLELAYGLSQAVRLQSGKMYSVLSACEDRGADLLPSMGAGSALDYMYHNKAYWAFVLKLRDSGSRGFLLPKKYIVPVGKEIYASIKYFADFLLNPDN, encoded by the coding sequence ATGAAATGGCTTTCCGTGGTATTTCTGTTGCAACTCTTTGTTGCTGCGACCTTTAGTTTTCATTTGCAGAACGTTCTTGACTCAGTCCGGGACTTCTCTCGTGGACTACAGCAAAAGGTTATTGGAACTACCGGCTCTCCTCTTCTGTCTCTTAAATCTCAATTCGAATCTCAAAATCTGCAACATGTTGCCAGTGAAGGGTTCAGATATTATACAGAAATGACTCAGGAAGAATTGATGAGCTCGGATAGTAAAGAGCTTCTTGCTAACTTgaatcaacttgaagatcaaTATGTCATCAGGTTTTCGCACTGGAGTTGCTCCAAGTCCAAGGATTCCATTCTAATTCAATCTAAGAGACTAAATTTGGATATATGGGAAGTTTCTCAGGCTCATAAATTTATTGATGTACGCTGTACAAGAGAACAGGCATTAGAGCTCGTTGAAGCTGTTACCAAAGTTTGTCCTAATGGACAGTATCATGTCAGTATTATGATCGAAGATCTTCCACAGGCTATCTTTGAGACCTTGGATATTTCTGAAAGTGATTACAATTTAGCggcggaagaagaagatgtatCTCTCTTAAGTGGAAAtatctttttcaagagattcaGGAGATTAGAGACCATCTACAAGTGGTTTGATATCTTGGTTGATACTTATCCAGATTTACTCAGCATTGAGTGGATTGGTCAAACTTTTGAAGGTAGAGATATTAAAGCATTGAGAATAAGTGATCATAAGTCAAACGACGAAGCCATCAAGACCGTGGTGATCACAGGAGGTATCCATGCTAGGGAATGGATCAGTATTTCAACGGTTTGCTACGTGATTTCCAATATCTTGTCTGATTATGAGAATGGAAGCAAGAAAGTTAGAAGATACCTACAAAACTTGGACtttctatttcttccaGTGATGAATCCAGATGGATATGACTATTCATGGAAGACGGAACGTCTCTGGAGAAAGAACCGTCAAGAAACTTATCATCCAAGATGCTTTGGTATAGATATTGACCATTCTTTTAACTTTCATTTCACCAAGGGCGAAGATACTTCCCCTTGTAGTGAAGAGTattcaggagaaggagCGTTCGAGAGTTTAGAGAGTTACGCCTGGGATAACTATCTTAACGAAACGAGGCATAAGCATCCCATATATGCCTACATTGATCTCCACTCATATGCCGAGGAAGTGTTGTATCCGTACGCTTATTCATGCACGGAGCTTCCCAGAGATGAGGAGAATTTGTTAGAATTGGCCTACGGTCTTTCACAAGCAGTTAGACTGCAATCAGGTAAGATGTACAGTGTTCTTTCGGCTTGTGAAGACAGAGGGGCTGATCTTCTACCAAGCATGGGCGCAGGTTCCGCTCTAGATTACATGTATCATAACAAAGCATACTGGGCATTTGTGTTGAAGCTACGAGACAGTGGAAGTCGGGGTTTCTTGCTTCCCAAAAAGTATATTGTACCCGTTGGTAAGGAGATATATGCATCTATCAAGTACTTTGCAGACTTCTTGTTGAATCCAGATAATTGA
- the RPL29 gene encoding 60S ribosomal protein L29, which yields MSKSKNHTNHNQIKKAHKNGIKKPRQFKYPSAKGVDAKFRRNHRFALHGTVKVLASARKAAKAAKA from the coding sequence ATGTCTAAAAGTAAGAACCATACCAATCATAACCAAATCAAGAAGGCTCACAAGAATGGTATCAAGAAGCCAAGACAATTCAAGTACCCTTCTGCCAAAGGTGTTGATGCCAAATTTAGAAGAAATCACAGATTCGCTTTGCATGGAACCGTCAAGGTTCTTGCTTCTGCCAGAAAGGCTGCCAAGGCTGCCAAGGCTTAA